Within Vicia villosa cultivar HV-30 ecotype Madison, WI linkage group LG1, Vvil1.0, whole genome shotgun sequence, the genomic segment TGCCACAATCAAAATATACTTGTATGACTTGTGTGGTTCCATGCAAGCTTGCTGATATATCTCATGTTCTGCAATGTAATTGAAAACTACTGCTCTGTCTTGCACTTCAGTTATCTATTATCACTAGTTAATCTGGAATTATTATTAATCATACATTTGGATTGCTGTTAGGAAAAGGTAAGGTAGCATTTTATTGTTGAAATTAATTCTTGAAATCACCGCGTGTGTATTGCGTGTGTCCATATAAAGTGAGTGTTAAGGAGTTGATATTGACCATTCAAATTTTAGATACCATTAAATCAACTTTTGTTGTTGTGTTATCCTTCTTTTGTAGGCATTGAGATCCCCAAGTTTGTTGACACAGTAACTCCTCAATATAAGCCTAAATTTGAGGCTCTGGTAAGAACTTTTGTCAGCAGTTGACCTTATTATATCCAAATTTTCTCTATCTATCAAATCACATTTAATTAAGTGCTATGTATATGTTTTTTCTTGCTGAAGTACGTTGAGCTTAAAGAAGCAGAGGAGAAATCTTGGAAGGAGTCTGAGCGCTTGGAAAAGGAAATTGCTGAAGTACAAGAGTTGAAGGTAATAGAATCCAACACGCGAATTTTAAAGTTTTGTAAGATTGAATAATCTCTAATTCTATTGTTTATTTTCACAGAAAAATATCAGTACTATGACAGCAGATGAGTACTTTGCCAAGCATCCTGAGCTGAAGAAGAAGTTTGATGATGAGATTAGGAACGATCAATGGGGCTATTGATTTTCAGACATTTAAAGTGTAGCAAAACATCCGAAGTTGATGTTTTCCTTGCTGGGTTGAATAAATAATAACTACATTGATTTTTTGTAACTTGGTTCTTCTCTTCGGTTTAAAAGGTTCTTcacatttccattttcaaagttgTCAAAATTTTATGGAGTTGCTTGTAGTTTAGAAACTGCTGTTTTATTATGGTTTCAGTTCAGACACCCACTTTTTGGAAAATGTTGTGGTTATGTTAATAAATTGTTCTGCTGATATATAATTGTTTTGATTTCGGAGTAATGGTAGtctctaatattaataataacaatgatCTTGAgcaaaaaactaaataataacaATGGTAAAAAATTGGTATAGGTCACAGGGTGATTTTAGGAGTACAACCTCATCCTTGCATGGTTGATAAGTAGTGGTTTCTTTTTACTTGTTTCTACTACTTTTCTCAATGAAATATCACATTCTTTTGCTGAGTCTCCGTTGATGCTACTCTTGCTTCATCCTCTAAGTTTCACTGGAGACTCCTTGCCTTAGTGTGTTTACTTGCTTGAGGTTGTGGCACTGGGATTCTGGATTTTGTCCTACCGTTTCATACGCAGTTTCTTTGGCTTTCTTGCTCTTcccttctctttttgttttttttttttcttctaatggaGAAGCTGGGGCAAAGTATCCCCTGTATCATGGATCCTTCACCTTTTCTAATAGAGCAAGATCTGAATTGTGAGGAACAAAAATAAAGGCTATATTACATGGGTTTTTTttctaagaatgaaaaaaaaaacattcttgACAATTATTTTGAAACTTTAATTATGTTTGATGAAGGTAAAGATGAT encodes:
- the LOC131613514 gene encoding ATP synthase subunit d, mitochondrial, translated to MSGPAKKVVDVAFKAGKNIDWEGMAKLLVSDEARREFSGLRRAFDEVNSQLQTKFSQEPEPIDWEYYRKGIGPRLVDMYKEAYESIEIPKFVDTVTPQYKPKFEALYVELKEAEEKSWKESERLEKEIAEVQELKKNISTMTADEYFAKHPELKKKFDDEIRNDQWGY